From a single Rhodococcus qingshengii JCM 15477 genomic region:
- a CDS encoding TetR/AcrR family transcriptional regulator, producing MDAVKRTRLDPAQRRAQLIDLGARMLAERPLEQISVEDIADQAGVSRGLLFHYFASKSEFHLAIVRHSSEQMLQRTEPSESDDPMLTLRSVLASYVDYVTENRNTYVSLLRGTASGDPQMREVFEQTRDIMAKRTLDQLPKIGLTRTPQVELAVRGWIAFVEEATISWLRAPAITREELIDLTVQSLPALALAAVGFDAGPDLGLLQSN from the coding sequence ATGGACGCAGTAAAGCGAACGCGGCTCGACCCTGCGCAACGCCGAGCGCAACTCATCGACCTCGGGGCGCGGATGCTGGCCGAACGGCCGCTCGAACAGATTTCCGTCGAGGACATCGCCGATCAGGCTGGTGTCTCGCGGGGGCTTCTGTTCCACTACTTCGCGTCGAAAAGCGAGTTCCATCTGGCGATCGTCCGACACAGCAGTGAACAGATGCTCCAGCGCACCGAGCCGAGCGAGTCGGACGATCCGATGCTCACCCTCCGCTCGGTGCTGGCGTCGTACGTCGACTACGTGACCGAGAACCGCAATACCTACGTCTCGCTGCTCCGGGGGACCGCCAGCGGGGATCCGCAGATGCGTGAGGTGTTCGAGCAGACTCGCGACATCATGGCCAAGAGAACCCTCGATCAGCTCCCGAAGATCGGCCTGACTCGAACACCTCAGGTGGAGTTGGCCGTTCGCGGTTGGATCGCGTTTGTCGAGGAAGCCACCATCAGTTGGCTCCGAGCGCCCGCCATCACCCGCGAGGAACTGATCGACCTGACGGTTCAGTCGTTGCCCGCGTTGGCACTGGCCGCCGTCGGCTTCGATGCGGGGCCGGATCTGGGTCTGCTGCAATCGAATTGA
- a CDS encoding flavin-containing monooxygenase: MSLPVTDTSAPAADTRHVGTLIIGSGFAGLGAAIKLAQAGITDYVVLERGNDVGGTWRDNSYPGAACDVPSHLYSYSFALNPEWTRSFSTQPEIYKYIQSVANRHKVLDKHIFDCDVLSARWDEASARWHVSTNKGEFVAKIVVSAVGALCEPSLPDIKGIDGFKGEIFHSSRWNHDADLTGKRVAVIGTGASAIQIVPAIGKKVSHLDVYQRTAPWILPRADREYTKIEHLAFKYLPGFQKLCRTGIYWMRETQVVGLAKAPVFMKPLQFAAERHLKAQIKDKDLRKKVMPNFQIGCKRMLISNNYFPTLAQDNVDLVTEGIEEVTANGIVSKTGTTREIDALVVATGFHVTDSPTFAGIFGKDGRSLAEVFEETGMQGYKGAAVANFPNMFFLVGPNTGLGHSSMVFMIESQINYLVDAIATIDKYDIGTIEVRKDKQDKYNKDLQAAMSKSVWNNGGCASWYMDKHGNNTTLWPGFTFQFRNATKHFDLAAYRSVATSDLGAVGTATTSQIDLDDEKAVAQ, from the coding sequence ATGAGTCTTCCAGTTACAGATACCTCAGCACCTGCCGCGGATACTCGCCACGTCGGCACACTGATCATCGGCAGTGGTTTCGCCGGTCTCGGTGCGGCGATCAAACTGGCACAGGCCGGCATCACCGACTACGTCGTTCTCGAGCGCGGCAACGACGTCGGCGGGACCTGGCGTGACAACAGCTACCCGGGCGCCGCGTGTGACGTGCCGTCGCATTTGTACTCGTACTCTTTTGCACTCAATCCGGAGTGGACGCGCTCCTTCTCCACTCAGCCCGAGATCTACAAGTACATCCAGTCGGTGGCCAACCGCCACAAGGTGCTCGACAAGCACATCTTCGACTGCGACGTTCTCTCCGCACGCTGGGACGAGGCGTCTGCTCGGTGGCACGTCAGCACCAACAAGGGCGAATTCGTCGCAAAGATCGTCGTCTCGGCCGTCGGCGCATTGTGTGAGCCTTCACTTCCGGACATCAAGGGCATCGACGGCTTCAAGGGCGAGATCTTCCACTCCTCGCGTTGGAACCACGACGCCGATCTGACCGGCAAGCGTGTGGCCGTCATCGGAACCGGCGCCTCGGCCATCCAGATCGTGCCGGCCATCGGCAAGAAGGTCTCGCATCTCGACGTGTACCAGCGCACGGCGCCGTGGATCCTGCCCCGCGCAGACCGCGAGTACACCAAGATCGAGCACCTCGCGTTCAAGTACCTCCCCGGCTTCCAGAAGTTGTGCCGCACCGGTATCTACTGGATGCGAGAGACGCAGGTCGTCGGCCTGGCCAAGGCGCCGGTCTTCATGAAGCCGCTGCAGTTCGCCGCCGAGCGTCACCTGAAGGCCCAGATCAAGGACAAGGATCTTCGCAAGAAGGTCATGCCCAACTTCCAGATCGGCTGCAAGCGCATGCTGATCTCGAACAACTACTTCCCCACCCTCGCCCAGGACAATGTCGACCTGGTGACCGAAGGCATCGAGGAGGTCACCGCCAACGGGATCGTCTCGAAGACCGGCACCACCCGTGAGATCGATGCCCTCGTCGTGGCGACCGGATTCCACGTCACCGACTCCCCCACCTTCGCGGGAATCTTCGGCAAGGACGGACGCTCGCTCGCCGAGGTCTTCGAAGAGACCGGCATGCAGGGATACAAGGGCGCGGCAGTTGCCAACTTCCCCAACATGTTCTTCCTCGTCGGACCCAACACCGGCCTCGGACATTCGTCGATGGTCTTCATGATCGAGTCGCAGATCAACTACCTGGTCGACGCGATCGCCACCATCGACAAGTACGACATCGGCACCATCGAGGTGCGCAAGGACAAGCAGGACAAGTACAACAAGGACCTGCAGGCAGCTATGTCCAAGAGCGTGTGGAACAACGGCGGTTGCGCCAGCTGGTACATGGACAAGCACGGAAACAACACCACCCTGTGGCCTGGCTTCACCTTCCAGTTCCGCAACGCCACCAAGCATTTCGACCTCGCGGCATACCGCAGCGTCGCCACCTCGGATCTCGGCGCCGTCGGCACCGCGACCACTTCACAGATCGACCTCGACGACGAGAAGGCAGTAGCACAATGA
- a CDS encoding SDR family NAD(P)-dependent oxidoreductase has product MSDFAGKVVVITGAGSGIGRALALNLAGQGAKLAISDVDTIGLAETTRLVEAIGAEVKSDHLDVTQREAVLEYADAVVAHFGKVNQIYNNAGIAYHGTFEKSEFKDFERVMDVDFWGVVNGTKAFLPHVIASGDGHIVNVSSLFGLLSMPGQSAYNSAKFAVRGFTESLRQEMLIAKHPVKVTCVHPGGIKTAIARNATAGPGEDLAVFSEFFDRKLARTTPEDAAKTIVNGVRKSKPRVLIGMDAIALDAWVRLVGSGYQRIVAIVAGRMMPKSS; this is encoded by the coding sequence ATGAGTGATTTTGCAGGCAAGGTCGTAGTCATCACCGGAGCGGGATCGGGCATCGGTCGCGCACTAGCACTGAACCTGGCCGGCCAGGGCGCCAAGTTGGCAATCTCCGACGTGGACACCATCGGGCTCGCCGAGACAACGCGTCTGGTGGAAGCCATCGGCGCCGAGGTGAAGTCGGACCATCTCGACGTCACCCAGCGCGAAGCGGTTCTCGAGTACGCCGACGCGGTTGTCGCCCATTTCGGCAAGGTCAACCAGATCTACAACAACGCCGGAATCGCCTACCACGGCACTTTCGAGAAGTCCGAATTCAAGGACTTCGAACGTGTCATGGACGTCGACTTCTGGGGAGTTGTCAACGGCACCAAGGCATTCCTCCCCCACGTCATCGCATCCGGCGACGGGCACATCGTGAACGTGTCGAGCCTCTTCGGTCTGCTGTCGATGCCGGGTCAGAGCGCATACAACTCGGCCAAGTTCGCCGTTCGCGGTTTCACCGAGTCGCTTCGCCAGGAAATGCTGATAGCCAAGCACCCGGTGAAGGTGACCTGTGTGCACCCGGGCGGAATCAAGACCGCCATCGCACGCAACGCCACCGCAGGCCCGGGTGAAGATCTTGCGGTCTTCTCCGAGTTCTTCGACCGCAAGCTCGCGCGCACCACACCGGAGGACGCCGCCAAGACGATCGTCAACGGTGTTCGGAAGAGCAAGCCGCGAGTTCTCATCGGGATGGACGCAATCGCACTCGACGCCTGGGTTCGCCTCGTAGGATCGGGCTACCAGCGCATCGTCGCGATCGTCGCCGGCCGAATGATGCCCAAGTCCAGCTGA
- a CDS encoding alpha/beta hydrolase fold domain-containing protein, producing MSTFTLPLPVVAFLLKPYFRLAFNSRLPYRIQRLLLEAGAPLQQVPAGAVVRPLELACRPAEKITVGATERPTAVLYLHGGAYTLGSLSTHRSLAAHLARESSSAVFTLDYRLAPENPYPAALDDAVSAFMQLVTEFDYSEDRVAIAGDSAGGGLAAATAIRLIERHGVTPGALALISPWVDPGDRGANKKADLVVNTAWSFDAADAYLAGGDRTDPGYAPMHGKLDGLPPTRIHVGSEEVLYPQIMTFTDKLAAAGVDVSLVEYARLWHVAHAQASLVKEAADAVSDLGQFIASKLIRAKDDSSSAVGSNSH from the coding sequence GTGAGCACGTTCACCCTTCCGCTGCCCGTGGTCGCATTCTTGTTGAAGCCGTACTTCCGTCTGGCTTTCAACTCGCGGCTGCCGTATCGGATTCAACGTCTGTTGCTCGAGGCCGGGGCACCGCTACAGCAGGTTCCAGCGGGCGCCGTAGTGCGCCCGCTGGAGCTGGCTTGCCGACCGGCAGAGAAGATCACCGTCGGCGCAACCGAGCGCCCCACCGCAGTTCTCTACCTGCATGGCGGGGCGTACACGCTGGGTTCGCTGTCCACACACCGTTCTCTCGCAGCTCATCTCGCCCGTGAGTCGTCCAGTGCGGTCTTCACCTTGGACTACCGTCTCGCGCCGGAGAATCCGTATCCCGCCGCTCTCGACGACGCGGTCTCAGCCTTCATGCAGTTGGTCACCGAGTTCGACTATTCGGAAGACCGCGTTGCCATCGCCGGCGATTCAGCCGGTGGCGGCCTGGCCGCGGCGACCGCTATTCGTCTGATCGAGCGTCACGGCGTGACCCCCGGCGCGCTTGCCCTGATCTCACCGTGGGTCGATCCCGGCGATCGGGGTGCTAACAAAAAGGCCGACCTGGTGGTCAACACAGCGTGGTCCTTCGACGCCGCCGACGCCTACCTTGCCGGAGGCGACCGTACTGATCCCGGCTACGCACCGATGCACGGCAAGCTCGACGGGTTGCCACCCACCAGGATTCACGTCGGTTCCGAGGAAGTCCTCTACCCGCAGATCATGACGTTCACCGACAAGCTCGCCGCTGCCGGCGTCGATGTGTCCCTGGTCGAGTACGCAAGACTCTGGCACGTGGCTCACGCACAGGCGTCACTGGTGAAGGAAGCAGCAGACGCCGTTTCCGACCTCGGCCAGTTCATCGCATCGAAACTGATTCGTGCCAAGGATGATTCGAGTTCAGCAGTAGGCTCGAACAGTCACTGA
- a CDS encoding ABC transporter substrate-binding protein, translating to MKSTRTKYSTVVAALMVLPILSGCANGDSVVEGVEAESRDQIVVAADASVESSVLAEVYSTVLSSSGLSARVESVGGGRNQSLEALDAARVTLVPEFTGALLDHYDPSSPARKADDVFEALSRSLPEGLSVSDYAMAEDRAVLALDTGYAQSLGAKTIEAFAPSCAAATPLVSARFVEDGAVEQLAEGAECVFAGVDQATPADVPGAQVFGTTTLSALAQSDAVTVLADSNHALAAQNVVPLFRAGALGDSAVKALSVVAGELSTTDLAAMIEQVRTGKASASEVARTWWDTRQ from the coding sequence GTGAAGAGCACACGCACGAAGTATTCGACTGTTGTTGCAGCACTGATGGTCCTGCCGATTCTCAGCGGATGCGCAAACGGTGATTCGGTGGTAGAGGGTGTCGAAGCGGAGTCTCGTGACCAGATCGTGGTGGCTGCTGACGCATCGGTGGAGAGTTCGGTGTTGGCCGAGGTGTATTCGACGGTGCTCTCCTCCTCCGGCCTGTCGGCTCGCGTCGAATCGGTGGGTGGTGGCCGAAACCAATCACTCGAGGCTCTGGACGCAGCGCGAGTCACTTTGGTGCCCGAGTTCACCGGCGCGCTGCTCGATCACTACGACCCGTCATCCCCGGCCCGCAAGGCCGACGACGTCTTCGAAGCCTTGAGTCGCTCTCTGCCGGAGGGTCTTTCGGTCTCCGACTATGCGATGGCCGAAGATCGTGCGGTCCTCGCACTCGACACCGGATACGCACAGTCGTTGGGAGCGAAGACGATAGAAGCCTTTGCTCCTTCGTGTGCCGCGGCGACGCCGCTCGTCTCCGCGAGATTCGTCGAGGACGGGGCAGTGGAACAGTTGGCCGAGGGCGCCGAGTGTGTCTTCGCCGGTGTCGATCAGGCAACGCCGGCAGACGTACCCGGTGCACAAGTATTCGGAACCACGACGCTGTCGGCGTTGGCACAATCCGATGCCGTCACAGTGCTCGCTGATTCGAATCACGCTCTGGCTGCGCAGAATGTCGTTCCGCTCTTTCGAGCGGGCGCACTGGGAGATTCGGCTGTCAAGGCGCTCAGCGTCGTTGCCGGTGAACTGTCCACCACCGATCTCGCCGCAATGATCGAGCAGGTGCGGACCGGCAAGGCGTCAGCCTCGGAAGTCGCCCGCACCTGGTGGGACACCCGTCAGTGA
- a CDS encoding ABC transporter substrate-binding protein, with translation MRTSRFRSNRWLVAAATVVSLTALTACGSSDGDSNSDPNAIVVGSANFTESETIANIYAEALRVNGFDVSTSFNVGSREAYIPALKDGSISVIPDYTGNLLQYLDPDSTATSSADVLAALPAALGSELAIATPASAEDKDAVVVTKETADKWNLKTIADLAPHSAEVKFGAPAEFQERPAGLPGLKSNYGLDISAANFVPIADGGGPATVKALSSGDITAANIFTTSASIPENNFVVLEDPKNNFPAQNVVPVLRASKSSDKLKTVLDAVSAKLTTEELLALNVQVSGDTKTEPAAAAKAWVTAQGLDKPVS, from the coding sequence ATGCGCACCTCACGATTTCGTTCCAACCGTTGGCTCGTAGCCGCGGCAACCGTTGTCTCTCTGACTGCACTGACAGCGTGCGGTAGCAGCGACGGCGACTCCAACAGCGATCCCAACGCGATCGTCGTCGGCTCCGCCAACTTCACCGAATCCGAGACGATCGCCAACATCTACGCCGAAGCACTGCGTGTCAACGGGTTCGATGTGTCCACGTCGTTCAACGTCGGCAGCCGCGAGGCGTACATTCCGGCACTCAAGGACGGGTCCATCAGTGTCATTCCGGATTACACGGGAAATCTCCTGCAGTACTTGGATCCCGACAGCACGGCCACCAGCTCCGCTGACGTCCTCGCTGCTCTTCCCGCAGCTCTCGGGTCGGAATTGGCAATTGCGACGCCTGCATCCGCCGAGGACAAGGACGCCGTCGTCGTCACGAAGGAAACGGCTGACAAGTGGAACCTGAAGACGATCGCCGATCTGGCTCCGCATTCCGCCGAGGTCAAGTTCGGTGCTCCGGCCGAGTTCCAGGAACGTCCAGCCGGATTGCCCGGTTTGAAGTCCAATTACGGCCTCGACATCTCGGCAGCCAACTTCGTTCCGATCGCCGACGGCGGTGGACCGGCAACCGTGAAGGCTCTCTCCTCCGGTGACATCACCGCGGCAAACATCTTCACGACGTCGGCCTCCATCCCGGAGAACAACTTCGTGGTTCTCGAAGACCCGAAGAACAATTTCCCGGCTCAGAACGTGGTGCCGGTGCTGCGTGCCTCGAAGTCTTCCGACAAGTTGAAGACGGTCCTCGATGCGGTGTCCGCCAAGCTCACCACCGAAGAGTTGTTGGCACTCAACGTCCAGGTGTCCGGCGACACCAAGACGGAGCCGGCAGCGGCGGCCAAGGCGTGGGTGACGGCCCAGGGCCTCGACAAGCCGGTCTCGTAG
- a CDS encoding ABC transporter ATP-binding protein, producing the protein MITFEGVTKQYPDGTTAVDRLDLTIEAESFTVFVGPSGCGKTTSMRMINRMITPTSGKIFVDGRDIAQTDAVKLRLGIGYVIQNAGLLPHRTVIDNVATVPVLRGESRRAARKAALGVLERVGLDISLATRYPGQLSGGQQQRVGVARALAADPPILLMDEPFSAVDPVVREDLQTEMLRLQSELKKTIVFVTHDIDEAVKLGDHIAVFGPGGRLQQVAAPRDVLAAPATDFVAGFVGRDRGYRGLSFRAADEVPLHPVRTAVENELKALRLELGEWVLVVTDNGTPQGWIDVTGVEGLRSGRTLAQSTSAGGSLFSPGGDLRQALDAAISSPSGIGVAVDGEGAVIGGILGSEVVAKLADQRRREDEERNRVAFTEGFGS; encoded by the coding sequence GTGATCACCTTCGAGGGCGTCACCAAGCAGTATCCGGACGGCACCACCGCCGTCGACCGTCTCGATCTCACCATCGAGGCCGAGTCGTTCACGGTGTTCGTGGGGCCGTCCGGGTGCGGCAAGACGACGTCAATGCGCATGATCAACCGGATGATCACACCGACGTCGGGCAAGATCTTCGTCGACGGTCGTGACATCGCCCAGACCGACGCGGTGAAGCTGCGTCTCGGCATCGGGTACGTCATCCAGAACGCCGGCTTGCTTCCGCATCGCACCGTGATCGACAACGTCGCAACAGTTCCGGTACTGCGCGGTGAGTCCCGCCGCGCAGCGCGCAAAGCCGCGTTGGGGGTACTCGAACGAGTCGGTCTGGACATCTCCCTTGCCACCCGCTATCCCGGACAACTCTCGGGTGGGCAGCAACAACGTGTGGGAGTTGCGCGAGCATTGGCTGCCGATCCGCCGATCCTGTTGATGGACGAGCCCTTCAGCGCCGTCGACCCGGTGGTGCGTGAGGATCTGCAGACCGAAATGCTCCGTCTTCAAAGCGAACTGAAGAAGACGATCGTCTTTGTCACCCACGACATCGACGAGGCAGTCAAACTCGGTGATCACATTGCCGTCTTCGGTCCCGGCGGGCGGCTTCAGCAGGTTGCGGCACCTCGCGACGTGTTGGCCGCACCGGCAACGGATTTTGTCGCCGGATTCGTCGGACGCGATCGCGGCTATCGGGGATTGTCGTTCCGCGCTGCCGACGAGGTTCCGTTGCACCCTGTACGCACGGCCGTCGAGAACGAATTGAAGGCTCTGCGTCTCGAATTGGGCGAATGGGTTCTCGTGGTCACGGACAACGGAACTCCGCAGGGATGGATCGACGTGACCGGCGTCGAAGGCCTGCGCTCGGGACGAACCCTTGCTCAGTCGACGTCTGCCGGTGGTTCGCTGTTCTCCCCCGGCGGCGATCTCCGCCAAGCACTCGATGCGGCAATCTCGTCGCCTTCCGGTATCGGCGTTGCCGTCGACGGCGAGGGAGCGGTCATCGGCGGGATCCTCGGTTCCGAAGTCGTGGCGAAATTGGCAGATCAGCGTCGACGCGAGGACGAGGAACGCAACCGCGTCGCCTTCACCGAGGGATTCGGGTCGTAG
- a CDS encoding ABC transporter permease: protein MRWLIDNFSTVVDYSKTHLYLALLPLLIGLLIAVPVGTAIRNVRWLRRITLTLASIAFTIPSLALFVTIPQLFGLKTLDPLNVVIALSVYATALLIRAVPEALDSVPDNVIDASTAVGFTPLRRALTVELPLALPVMIANIRVIAVTNISLVSVGSLIGIGGLGVLFKQGYDRDYPDQIVAGIIAIVVLALALDLILYLIGRFLTPWTRTSTSSKVPAVLSAEGEPV from the coding sequence ATGCGCTGGCTCATCGACAATTTCTCGACGGTCGTGGATTACTCGAAGACCCATCTGTATCTGGCACTGCTTCCTTTGCTGATCGGTCTCCTGATTGCCGTTCCGGTCGGAACAGCGATCCGCAACGTCAGATGGCTGCGCCGAATCACGTTGACCCTGGCGAGCATTGCGTTCACGATTCCGTCGCTCGCGCTGTTCGTCACCATCCCCCAGTTGTTCGGACTCAAGACCCTTGATCCTCTCAACGTCGTGATCGCACTCAGCGTGTATGCGACGGCACTGCTCATCCGGGCTGTACCCGAAGCACTCGACTCGGTGCCGGACAACGTCATCGACGCCTCCACCGCCGTCGGTTTCACACCGCTACGACGCGCTCTGACGGTCGAGTTGCCATTGGCGCTGCCGGTGATGATCGCGAACATCAGAGTTATTGCCGTTACCAATATTTCGCTGGTGTCAGTCGGATCTCTGATCGGAATCGGCGGGCTTGGAGTCCTGTTCAAACAAGGCTACGACCGCGACTATCCCGACCAGATCGTTGCGGGCATCATCGCGATCGTCGTGCTGGCACTGGCGCTCGATCTGATCCTGTATCTGATCGGCCGATTCCTGACCCCGTGGACCAGAACGTCGACCTCGTCGAAGGTTCCCGCCGTCCTGTCAGCCGAGGGGGAACCCGTATGA
- a CDS encoding ABC transporter permease — protein sequence MSIFTGAWDFIVDPGNWSGDTGIGTRILQHLWYSVLAVALSAVIAVPIGLLIGHLRRGEIVVVSLVNALRSLPTLGLLTFLVLLMGLGVMPPILALVILGIPPLLAGTYAGIASVDRGVVEAARAMGMTELQVLFRVEIPNALPLILGGLRNATLQVIATATVAAYVNLGGLGRYIFDGLALYKYDRVVVGAILVAVVALVVDGLLALVVWASVPGTGRLRRTPDLTRL from the coding sequence ATGAGCATCTTCACCGGGGCCTGGGACTTCATCGTCGATCCCGGAAATTGGAGCGGCGACACCGGAATCGGCACCCGCATCCTCCAGCACCTCTGGTACAGCGTTCTGGCCGTGGCACTTTCGGCTGTGATCGCGGTGCCCATCGGATTACTCATCGGCCATCTGCGTCGCGGTGAGATCGTGGTCGTCAGTCTGGTCAACGCACTGCGGTCACTGCCCACTCTCGGCCTGCTGACCTTCCTCGTTCTTCTCATGGGTCTGGGAGTGATGCCGCCGATTCTCGCCCTCGTCATTCTTGGTATTCCCCCACTACTCGCCGGCACGTACGCCGGAATCGCCAGCGTCGACCGCGGCGTCGTCGAGGCCGCACGGGCGATGGGTATGACCGAACTCCAAGTGCTCTTCCGCGTCGAGATACCCAATGCGCTGCCATTGATTCTCGGCGGACTGCGTAACGCAACACTGCAGGTGATTGCCACGGCAACGGTCGCCGCCTACGTCAACCTCGGCGGCCTCGGCCGGTACATCTTCGACGGTCTCGCACTCTACAAGTACGACCGAGTCGTCGTCGGCGCAATCCTGGTCGCGGTTGTGGCTCTCGTCGTGGACGGCTTACTGGCGCTGGTGGTCTGGGCATCGGTTCCCGGGACCGGCAGGCTGCGCCGAACACCCGACCTCACTCGTCTGTAG
- a CDS encoding NAD(P)-dependent malic enzyme produces the protein MSLVTEAINVPKVELTDEEIFAAHVGGKLSVETTAPLDTQRALSIAYTPGVAQVSRAIAADETLADRYTWTNRLVVVVSDGTAVLGLGDIGPRASLPVMEGKSALFKNFAGLNSIPLVLDTKDPDEIVETLIRLRPSFGAVNLEDISAPRCFEIEKRVIEALDCPVMHDDQHGTAIVVLAALKGAVKVQSRDITTLKVVISGAGAAGVACANILLAAGISDVIVLDSKGIISGERSDLNDVKAELAARTNPRDLHGGAIEALEGADVFLGVSAGKIPEELIASMAPESIVFALSNPDPEIHPETASKYAAIVATGRSDFPNQINNVLAFPGVFKGALDAGARRITEGMKLAAAEAILSVVGDELAADKIVPSPLDPRVAPAVAEAVAAAAHAEGVTS, from the coding sequence GTGTCCCTCGTGACTGAAGCCATCAACGTACCCAAGGTCGAGTTGACCGACGAAGAAATCTTTGCCGCTCACGTCGGTGGCAAGCTCTCGGTCGAGACCACAGCACCGCTCGATACGCAGCGGGCCCTCTCGATCGCCTACACGCCGGGTGTTGCTCAGGTGAGCCGCGCCATCGCTGCAGACGAAACCCTTGCCGATCGATACACGTGGACCAACCGACTCGTCGTCGTGGTCAGCGACGGCACCGCGGTTCTCGGACTCGGCGACATCGGCCCCCGCGCGTCGCTGCCCGTCATGGAGGGCAAGTCGGCACTGTTCAAGAACTTTGCCGGACTGAACTCCATTCCGCTGGTTCTCGACACCAAGGATCCCGACGAGATCGTCGAGACGCTCATCCGACTGCGTCCGAGCTTCGGCGCGGTCAACCTCGAGGACATCTCGGCGCCGCGTTGCTTCGAGATCGAGAAGCGCGTCATCGAAGCTCTCGACTGCCCCGTCATGCACGACGATCAGCACGGAACCGCCATCGTGGTCCTCGCGGCACTCAAGGGCGCCGTGAAGGTCCAGAGCCGCGACATCACCACACTCAAGGTCGTCATCTCCGGCGCCGGCGCTGCGGGTGTTGCCTGCGCGAACATCCTGCTTGCCGCCGGAATCAGCGACGTCATCGTGCTGGACTCGAAGGGCATCATCTCGGGTGAGCGCAGCGACCTCAACGACGTGAAGGCAGAACTCGCGGCCCGCACCAATCCCCGTGACCTGCATGGTGGTGCCATCGAGGCTCTCGAAGGTGCTGACGTGTTCCTCGGTGTCTCGGCGGGCAAGATCCCCGAGGAGCTCATCGCTTCGATGGCTCCCGAGTCGATCGTGTTCGCACTCTCCAACCCGGACCCGGAGATTCACCCCGAAACCGCGTCGAAGTACGCGGCGATCGTGGCGACGGGCCGTAGTGATTTCCCGAACCAGATCAACAACGTTCTTGCCTTCCCCGGTGTCTTCAAGGGCGCGCTCGACGCCGGCGCCCGTCGCATCACCGAAGGTATGAAGCTCGCTGCCGCCGAGGCAATCCTGTCGGTGGTCGGCGACGAGTTGGCGGCGGACAAAATCGTCCCCAGCCCACTCGACCCTCGCGTGGCACCCGCAGTAGCGGAAGCCGTCGCGGCCGCAGCGCATGCTGAGGGCGTGACCAGCTAA
- a CDS encoding MarC family protein — MMLDTTLYLTVFITLFVIMDPPGVIPVFLSLVGRKSREDRNRAAWQAPAVSLAVISVFAIGGQAILNYLHIGIPALQGAGGLLLLLIALELLTGKASNRPQGADDVNVALVPLGTPMMAGPGAIAAVIVFVAQADGEAASYLAIALAILSIHLVLFVVLRFSTALIRILGEGGISLLARIAGLLLAAIAVQLIAESVRGFVAGA; from the coding sequence CTGATGCTCGACACCACGCTCTACCTCACCGTGTTCATCACGCTGTTCGTGATCATGGACCCGCCCGGAGTCATCCCGGTGTTTTTGTCACTCGTCGGACGTAAAAGTCGTGAAGATCGCAATCGAGCGGCATGGCAGGCCCCCGCCGTCTCCCTGGCGGTCATCTCGGTCTTTGCCATCGGCGGTCAGGCGATCCTCAACTACCTCCACATCGGCATTCCGGCGTTGCAGGGCGCCGGCGGATTGCTGCTGCTTCTCATCGCACTCGAACTGCTGACCGGAAAGGCCTCCAACCGTCCGCAGGGAGCCGACGACGTCAACGTCGCACTCGTTCCTCTGGGAACGCCGATGATGGCCGGTCCCGGTGCGATAGCGGCCGTCATCGTCTTTGTCGCCCAGGCCGACGGTGAAGCGGCGTCGTATCTGGCGATCGCGTTGGCGATTCTGTCCATCCACCTCGTGCTGTTCGTGGTCCTGCGCTTCTCGACCGCACTGATCCGGATACTGGGCGAGGGTGGCATCAGTCTGCTGGCACGCATCGCCGGTCTTCTGCTCGCCGCCATCGCGGTTCAACTCATTGCGGAATCAGTCCGCGGATTCGTCGCGGGAGCGTAA